From the Streptomyces nigrescens genome, one window contains:
- a CDS encoding SGNH/GDSL hydrolase family protein: MEMNARYTSFVAVGDSFTEGMSDALPDGSYRGWADLLAARLAAAARPPSGEPAAAPGFRYANLAVRGKLIGQIADEQCGPAAAMGADLVTLVGGLNDVLRPKCEVDQVCARFEDAAGQLAKGGGQLVLMRSPGRQGPVLERFRPRMEQLFARIDEVAARHGAVVVDLYGSRALSDPRLWADDRLHLNAEGHRRVAEAVWQALGLAAESDWDAPLPAAAPPGWGARRAADLRFAREHLVPWTVRRLTGRSSGDGRPAKRPELLPYED, from the coding sequence ATGGAGATGAATGCCCGTTACACCAGTTTCGTCGCGGTCGGCGACAGCTTCACCGAGGGAATGTCGGACGCCCTGCCGGACGGCTCGTACCGCGGCTGGGCCGATCTGCTCGCCGCCCGGCTGGCGGCCGCGGCCCGGCCGCCGTCCGGGGAACCCGCCGCCGCACCGGGCTTCCGCTACGCCAATCTCGCGGTGCGCGGCAAGCTCATCGGGCAGATCGCCGACGAGCAGTGCGGGCCGGCGGCCGCGATGGGCGCCGATCTGGTGACGCTGGTCGGCGGGCTCAACGACGTCCTGCGGCCCAAGTGCGAAGTGGACCAGGTGTGCGCCCGGTTCGAGGACGCCGCCGGGCAGCTGGCCAAGGGCGGCGGGCAGCTGGTGCTGATGCGCAGCCCGGGGCGGCAGGGCCCGGTGCTGGAGCGCTTCCGGCCGCGCATGGAGCAGCTGTTCGCGCGGATCGACGAGGTGGCCGCGCGGCACGGTGCGGTGGTCGTGGATCTGTACGGGTCGCGGGCGCTGTCCGATCCGCGGCTCTGGGCCGACGACCGGCTGCATCTGAACGCCGAGGGGCACCGCCGGGTCGCGGAGGCCGTCTGGCAGGCACTTGGGCTGGCCGCCGAGTCGGACTGGGACGCGCCGCTGCCGGCCGCCGCACCGCCGGGCTGGGGTGCACGGCGCGCCGCGGATCTGCGGTTCGCGCGCGAGCATCTGGTGCCGTGGACGGTCCGCCGGCTCACCGGCCGGTCCTCGGGGGACGGCCGCCCGGCCAAGCGCCCCGAACTGCTGCCGTACGAGGACTGA